Proteins encoded together in one Bacillus horti window:
- a CDS encoding BhlA/UviB family holin-like peptide, with protein sequence MDVGGIPIEMIISQGIFAILFVWLFADSRKESKQREAKLLDQINKQNQSQDRIVQAIERLEKQITALQ encoded by the coding sequence ATGGATGTTGGAGGTATTCCAATTGAGATGATAATCTCGCAAGGGATTTTTGCTATCTTGTTTGTCTGGCTCTTTGCTGATAGTCGTAAAGAATCTAAGCAACGAGAAGCAAAGTTGCTAGATCAAATTAACAAGCAAAATCAATCACAGGACAGAATTGTCCAAGCCATTGAACGATTGGAAAAGCAAATTACTGCTTTACAATAA
- a CDS encoding SU10 major capsid protein produces MFKSTNFTDAESISLAKEIALIGVQATPLTSMLMAKGNIEKALSTVYSFREKTLDNTEDLSAVEGADTTEFFETARAELNNILEIFKKGASISGTALSMKSNQFAEEVNDRLLELKINIEKKLINGLRNDGSTTPFKRQLSGLIQFADSSNAVDVTGDVTEEHVKEVMRNLWNQDLAEGSFYALVGADIKEQIDTIYKDRYSYQHKTNSFGLIVDEIATNYGNLQFVLSKHVPADKMVVFNDAYVDLVYLREPHFEPLAKTGDSIKGHVIAEATLKVGSPKGVAVVTVA; encoded by the coding sequence ATGTTTAAATCAACTAATTTTACGGATGCTGAGAGTATTTCATTGGCAAAAGAGATTGCACTAATTGGTGTACAAGCAACTCCATTAACTTCAATGTTGATGGCAAAAGGAAACATTGAGAAAGCGCTTAGTACAGTTTATTCATTCAGAGAAAAGACATTGGACAACACAGAAGATTTAAGTGCAGTGGAAGGTGCAGACACTACAGAGTTCTTCGAAACTGCAAGAGCAGAATTAAACAACATTCTGGAGATTTTCAAAAAGGGTGCAAGTATTTCTGGAACGGCTTTATCCATGAAATCTAATCAATTTGCAGAGGAAGTTAATGACCGTCTGCTTGAGTTAAAAATTAATATTGAGAAAAAATTAATCAATGGGCTTAGAAATGATGGTTCTACTACTCCATTTAAACGTCAATTGAGTGGATTAATTCAATTTGCTGATTCATCTAACGCAGTAGATGTGACTGGTGATGTTACAGAAGAACACGTTAAAGAGGTTATGCGTAATCTTTGGAATCAAGACCTTGCTGAAGGTTCGTTCTATGCACTTGTAGGGGCAGACATTAAGGAGCAAATTGATACTATCTATAAAGACCGTTACTCTTACCAACATAAGACAAATTCATTCGGTTTAATTGTAGATGAAATAGCAACAAATTATGGAAATTTACAGTTTGTTCTATCTAAACATGTACCTGCTGATAAGATGGTTGTATTTAATGATGCTTATGTTGATCTTGTATATCTTCGTGAGCCACACTTTGAGCCGTTAGCAAAAACGGGTGACTCTATTAAAGGTCATGTTATTGCTGAAGCAACTTTAAAAGTAGGTTCTCCTAAAGGTGTAGCAGTAGTAACCGTTGCTTAA
- a CDS encoding helix-turn-helix domain-containing protein: protein MDLKQREIYTIKRKRKKIRLTQIAKVIGCSQSLLSRFEMGETGLHPDKLEKYQTYIDNE, encoded by the coding sequence ATGGATTTGAAACAGAGAGAAATATACACAATAAAACGTAAACGCAAAAAGATACGTTTAACACAGATAGCCAAAGTAATCGGATGTAGTCAGTCCCTTCTATCTCGATTTGAAATGGGAGAAACAGGCCTACATCCAGACAAGTTAGAAAAATATCAAACTTATATTGATAACGAATAA
- a CDS encoding DUF5659 domain-containing protein, producing the protein MNQSIEQPFLTYIVRSQRLAGFLMMQGFKLHALKESDCGSGRNVFFFTKSQDLLNRIEDYRKLK; encoded by the coding sequence ATGAATCAATCTATAGAACAGCCATTTTTAACTTATATCGTAAGATCACAGCGGTTAGCAGGTTTTTTAATGATGCAAGGTTTTAAGTTACATGCTTTAAAAGAATCCGATTGTGGCAGCGGTAGGAATGTTTTCTTCTTTACTAAAAGTCAGGATTTACTCAATAGAATTGAGGATTATAGGAAATTAAAATAA
- a CDS encoding TOTE conflict system archaeo-eukaryotic primase domain-containing protein, with translation MKNNQKLIIDKINDLFILPRFKYLIMNDKAEYMTINTYQSKKAVKLNDGIVKRHLEGKATLGVFAGQYLTKFLCFDVDVPDKEKAKWAVYKLVHALIEIGIPQDKIYISHSGNKGYHVDLYFSSPIENRHVKSLYLLVMNQSELLNIDYGQVEYRPTDGQGVKLPLGINFKNGNMFTNKCWYVDYNKGLEPIRNMDYFLSIEKIDSQLIYDILQRQSDNMLDEIVAEQVEESKGYIDSQYQALDIYKQNVDESATIEAIEQLERDGLTQTGMRHNSLYKLAKYYRYLGVTRDECKDMLIEWMNKQDEKFYTTKWDDCLKDIELIVQYIYDNEISMTISKNEIEVDFSEMEQIMGLKSKNEKLIAYCMLIHSKRYSLENGVFYMSYKQMAEASGLVEKSARNLLGKLAEQGIIEVVERNQMVKGNKGQFVTKKPNKYKVNIQLESADNLTFKLVCDDMDYSDSFNDCILQLFDDKQLQVLCTKNQYYEFKNLRGIG, from the coding sequence ATGAAGAATAACCAAAAACTAATTATAGATAAAATAAATGACTTGTTCATATTACCCAGATTTAAGTATCTAATCATGAATGATAAAGCCGAATATATGACTATCAATACCTATCAATCTAAAAAAGCGGTTAAATTAAATGATGGAATTGTTAAACGTCACCTAGAAGGTAAGGCAACGCTAGGCGTGTTTGCAGGCCAATATTTGACTAAGTTTTTATGTTTTGATGTAGATGTACCAGATAAGGAAAAGGCTAAATGGGCGGTCTATAAACTGGTTCATGCGCTAATTGAAATTGGCATACCACAGGATAAGATTTATATATCTCATAGCGGAAATAAAGGTTATCATGTTGATCTATACTTTTCTAGTCCTATAGAAAATAGACATGTTAAAAGTTTATATCTGCTAGTCATGAATCAATCTGAATTACTCAATATTGACTATGGACAAGTGGAATATAGACCAACAGACGGACAAGGCGTTAAATTACCGCTAGGCATCAATTTTAAGAATGGTAATATGTTTACTAATAAATGCTGGTATGTTGATTATAACAAGGGCTTAGAGCCAATTAGAAATATGGATTATTTCCTATCTATTGAAAAGATTGATAGTCAATTAATCTATGACATTCTTCAGCGTCAAAGTGATAATATGCTAGATGAAATTGTAGCGGAACAAGTTGAGGAATCCAAGGGTTACATTGACAGCCAGTATCAAGCATTAGACATTTACAAACAGAATGTAGATGAATCTGCAACAATTGAAGCCATTGAGCAACTAGAACGTGATGGGCTTACCCAAACAGGCATGAGACATAATTCATTGTACAAGTTGGCTAAGTATTACCGTTATCTTGGAGTAACAAGGGATGAATGTAAGGATATGCTGATTGAGTGGATGAATAAGCAGGATGAGAAATTCTATACAACTAAATGGGATGATTGCTTAAAGGATATTGAGTTAATTGTCCAGTACATTTATGACAATGAAATATCAATGACTATTAGCAAAAATGAAATCGAAGTAGACTTTTCCGAAATGGAACAGATTATGGGGCTAAAAAGTAAAAATGAAAAATTAATTGCATATTGTATGCTGATTCACAGTAAACGCTATTCATTGGAGAATGGCGTTTTTTATATGTCCTATAAACAAATGGCTGAAGCAAGTGGATTAGTTGAGAAATCTGCTAGAAATTTATTAGGTAAACTTGCTGAACAAGGAATTATAGAAGTTGTTGAACGGAATCAAATGGTCAAAGGTAATAAAGGTCAATTTGTCACTAAGAAGCCTAACAAGTACAAGGTTAACATTCAATTAGAATCAGCAGACAATTTAACATTTAAACTTGTATGTGATGATATGGATTATTCTGATTCATTCAATGACTGTATCTTACAATTATTTGATGATAAGCAATTACAAGTATTATGTACGAAGAATCAATACTATGAATTTAAGAATCTTAGAGGTATAGGATAA